One Opitutia bacterium DNA segment encodes these proteins:
- a CDS encoding putative DNA binding domain-containing protein, giving the protein MSESSLQETIRSLTALPRETEWIEFKENDAREDEIGEYISALANAAALLEKDAAFLVWGIEDATHRVVGTSFDPKQAKVGNEELENWLHRQLHPAVDFVFDEGVVDERRVVLLTIQPCRHSPVRFRETEFVRIGTYKKKLKEYPEKERALWAKLSAKCFEEGIAASGVSDDEVLTLIDYPSFFELMQAPLPANKAAILERLAADELVVAKTGGRYDVTNLGGVLFAKELRAFGRLARKAIRVVQYKGHDRRETVREREGTLGYAAGFRRLLRYINDSLPENEIIGEALRQSVKLYPELAIRELAANALIHQDFSMSGTGPMIELFSDRLEISNPGRPLIDPLRFIDHSPRSRNEKLADLMRRVRICEERGSGFDKIVAQVEAFQLPAPDISVDDTHTRVWLFAARPFSEMDRADRIRACYQHCCLQWVSRQVMTNSSLRSRFKIEEEDYAVASRIIRDAIDAGLVKPEDPENRSRKHAKYIPFWG; this is encoded by the coding sequence ATGAGTGAATCATCTCTTCAAGAAACGATCCGTAGCCTGACGGCGTTGCCGCGGGAGACGGAGTGGATCGAGTTCAAAGAGAATGACGCCCGTGAAGACGAAATCGGGGAGTATATCAGCGCGCTGGCGAATGCCGCGGCCCTGCTGGAGAAGGATGCGGCGTTCTTGGTGTGGGGTATTGAGGATGCCACCCATCGCGTCGTCGGCACGAGCTTCGATCCGAAGCAGGCGAAGGTCGGCAACGAGGAACTGGAAAACTGGCTGCACCGGCAGCTGCATCCTGCGGTGGATTTTGTTTTTGACGAGGGAGTCGTCGACGAGCGCCGGGTCGTGCTGCTCACCATTCAGCCGTGTCGGCACAGCCCGGTGCGGTTCCGGGAGACGGAGTTCGTGCGGATCGGCACCTACAAGAAGAAGCTGAAGGAGTATCCGGAAAAGGAGCGGGCACTGTGGGCGAAGCTCTCGGCTAAGTGTTTCGAGGAAGGAATCGCGGCCAGCGGCGTCTCGGATGACGAGGTGCTGACGTTGATCGATTATCCGTCGTTTTTCGAGCTGATGCAGGCGCCATTGCCGGCCAACAAGGCAGCGATCCTGGAGCGGCTGGCGGCGGATGAGTTGGTGGTTGCGAAGACTGGAGGACGCTACGACGTGACGAATCTCGGAGGGGTTTTGTTCGCCAAGGAGCTACGGGCGTTTGGGCGTCTGGCGCGAAAAGCGATTCGCGTGGTGCAATACAAGGGCCACGACCGGCGCGAAACCGTCCGGGAGCGCGAGGGAACGCTGGGCTACGCGGCGGGATTCCGGCGTTTGCTGCGCTACATCAACGACAGCCTGCCGGAGAACGAGATCATCGGGGAAGCGTTGCGGCAGAGCGTCAAACTCTACCCGGAGCTGGCGATACGCGAGTTGGCGGCGAATGCGCTCATCCATCAGGACTTCTCCATGAGCGGCACGGGACCGATGATCGAGCTGTTCAGCGATCGGCTGGAAATCAGCAATCCCGGACGGCCGCTGATCGATCCGCTGCGTTTCATCGACCACTCCCCGCGTTCGCGAAACGAGAAATTGGCCGACCTGATGCGCCGCGTGCGGATTTGCGAGGAGCGGGGCAGCGGATTCGACAAAATCGTGGCGCAGGTCGAGGCGTTCCAATTGCCGGCGCCGGACATCAGCGTGGACGACACTCACACACGGGTGTGGTTGTTTGCAGCGCGGCCATTTTCGGAGATGGACCGGGCGGATCGCATCCGGGCCTGCTACCAACACTGTTGCCTGCAGTGGGTTTCGCGCCAGGTGATGACCAATTCGTCACTCCGCTCGCGTTTCAAAATCGAAGAAGAGGACTACGCGGTGGCGTCGCGGATCATCCGCGATGCGATCGATGCCGGGCTCGTCAAGCCCGAGGACCCTGAAAACCGGTCCCGGAAGCACGCCAAATACATCCCGTTCTGGGGCTAA
- a CDS encoding DUF3800 domain-containing protein yields the protein MLVFIDESGDPGMPPGGSRSEYFTVTLVTIQDHEEATAIEQRIALLRRELNLPDTFEFHFSKLKQAWREEFLRTLSRYEWFYFAVVLNKAKLTGKGFQFPDPFYKYTCGLVFQNAKPYLEDAIVVIDGSGGREFRTQLSTYLRKRVNEAGEGPKSIRKVKLQDSRQNSLLQLADMVCGAVARSYTVPGEQSALRKLISHREMQVQFWPK from the coding sequence ATGCTGGTCTTCATCGACGAATCAGGCGATCCCGGCATGCCGCCCGGCGGCAGTCGCTCCGAGTATTTCACGGTGACGTTGGTCACGATTCAGGACCACGAGGAAGCGACCGCCATCGAGCAGCGGATCGCCCTTCTGCGGCGCGAACTCAACCTGCCGGACACCTTTGAATTTCATTTCAGCAAGCTGAAGCAGGCGTGGCGGGAGGAGTTCCTCCGGACGCTGTCGCGCTACGAGTGGTTCTACTTCGCGGTGGTGCTCAACAAGGCGAAGCTGACAGGCAAAGGATTTCAGTTTCCCGACCCGTTCTACAAATACACCTGCGGCCTGGTTTTCCAGAATGCGAAGCCCTACCTGGAAGACGCCATCGTGGTGATCGACGGGAGCGGCGGCCGGGAATTTCGCACGCAACTCAGCACCTATCTCCGGAAACGCGTCAACGAGGCCGGCGAGGGACCCAAATCGATCCGCAAGGTGAAGCTGCAAGACTCGCGGCAGAACTCGTTGCTTCAGCTGGCCGACATGGTTTGTGGGGCGGTCGCACGCAGCTACACGGTGCCCGGCGAACAAAGTGCCTTGAGAAAGTTGATCTCCCACCGGGAGATGCAGGTGCAATTCTGGCCAAAATGA
- a CDS encoding DEAD/DEAH box helicase family protein: MKILFDPAQDFQLHAIRAVVEAFAGQRPAGGAFEWQADALAGDLLTELAAGNRLDLTEAQVEANVRRVQAESFRDHPEAARADVLGAPWAGMNFSVEMETGTGKTYVYLRTILELHARYGWRKFIVVVPSVAIREGVMTSVELMRDHFRALYANVPIEAWTYDSAQVSRLRHFATSPALQLLVINIQAFDKTTNILNNPNDRLSGRRPIEFLQSANPVVVLDEPQNLESERARAAIASLGPLCTLRYSATHRNVYNLLYQLDPVRAFELKLVKAIEVDSVREEGDFNRPYVRFKKASPGARGITAKVELDVQTATDGVQRKDVTLKHGDDLAAKTGRALYAGLVVRGINATPGAERLDLGQFSLGLGEGSGVLDDAIQRVQVRQTILKHFEKELTVARLPAGQRMKVLSLFFLDRVAHYAADDGKVRGWFAAEYEAARAMPRFAPLTLPPVEQVHAGYFASRDGVAIDSKEKSTQADEAAFELIMRGKERLLSLEEPVRFIFSHSALREGWDNPNVFQICSLREMSTERERRQTIGRGLRLPVREDGTRCHDATLNRLTLVASEAFEDFARGLQAEFADAGVRFETKLVHNARKRRKLTLRKGWDADPEFLALWERIKHRTRYSVTYETTRLVTEAAAAIRARPDTISEGRIAVTSASVSVTREGVAEQVQSAYTAATVEAPRRVPDLLSELQKRTELTRTTLAAILAQSGRLGDALVNPQQFVELAAGEIEQKKRELLVQGVQYEKLSGAEASWEMMWFRDRELEPYLERIQDTPQRGLYDGVEFDSAVERRFAEQLDARTEIKLFVKLPWWFRVETPVGDYNPDWAIVREVPGEPPRLYLVRETKCTDNFAKLGKEEQDKIACGKRHFKALGFAPGGYDWIESAAKV, from the coding sequence ATGAAAATCCTCTTCGATCCCGCGCAGGACTTTCAGCTCCACGCCATCCGAGCCGTGGTGGAGGCGTTTGCCGGGCAGCGACCGGCCGGCGGAGCTTTCGAATGGCAGGCGGATGCGCTCGCGGGCGACCTCTTGACCGAGCTCGCCGCCGGCAACCGGCTCGATCTCACCGAGGCGCAGGTCGAGGCCAATGTCCGCCGCGTGCAGGCGGAGAGTTTTCGCGATCATCCCGAGGCCGCGCGCGCCGACGTGCTCGGCGCGCCGTGGGCGGGCATGAATTTCTCCGTCGAGATGGAGACGGGCACGGGCAAGACCTACGTCTATCTCCGCACGATCCTCGAGCTGCACGCGCGCTACGGTTGGCGGAAATTCATCGTCGTCGTGCCGAGCGTCGCGATCCGCGAAGGCGTGATGACGAGCGTGGAGCTGATGCGCGACCACTTCCGCGCGCTCTATGCCAACGTGCCCATCGAGGCGTGGACCTACGACTCGGCGCAGGTGTCACGGCTGCGGCATTTCGCCACCAGCCCGGCGCTCCAGCTCCTCGTCATCAACATCCAGGCCTTCGACAAGACGACGAACATCCTGAACAACCCGAACGACCGCCTGAGCGGCCGCCGCCCCATCGAGTTTCTCCAGTCGGCCAATCCGGTCGTCGTGCTCGACGAGCCGCAGAACCTCGAAAGCGAGCGCGCCCGCGCGGCCATTGCGAGCCTCGGGCCGCTCTGCACGCTGCGCTACTCGGCCACGCACAGAAACGTTTACAACCTCCTCTACCAGCTCGACCCCGTGCGCGCCTTCGAGCTGAAGCTCGTGAAGGCCATCGAGGTGGACAGCGTGCGCGAGGAAGGCGATTTCAACCGGCCCTACGTGCGCTTCAAGAAAGCCAGCCCCGGCGCGCGCGGCATCACAGCCAAGGTCGAACTCGACGTGCAGACCGCCACCGACGGCGTGCAGCGCAAGGACGTGACGTTGAAACACGGCGACGATCTCGCGGCCAAGACCGGCCGTGCGCTCTACGCCGGCCTCGTCGTGCGCGGCATCAACGCCACGCCCGGTGCCGAGCGGCTCGACCTCGGCCAGTTTTCCCTCGGCCTCGGCGAAGGCAGCGGCGTGCTCGACGACGCCATCCAGCGCGTGCAGGTGAGACAGACGATTTTGAAGCACTTTGAAAAAGAGCTGACCGTCGCGCGGCTGCCCGCCGGCCAGCGCATGAAGGTGCTCTCGCTCTTCTTCCTCGACCGCGTGGCCCACTACGCAGCCGACGACGGCAAGGTGCGCGGCTGGTTCGCCGCGGAATACGAGGCGGCGCGCGCGATGCCGCGCTTCGCGCCGCTCACGCTCCCGCCGGTGGAGCAGGTGCACGCCGGCTATTTCGCGTCGCGCGACGGCGTGGCGATCGACTCCAAGGAGAAGAGCACGCAGGCCGACGAGGCGGCCTTCGAGCTGATCATGCGCGGCAAGGAGCGGCTGCTGTCGCTGGAGGAGCCGGTGCGCTTCATCTTCAGCCACTCGGCGCTGCGCGAAGGCTGGGACAACCCCAACGTGTTTCAAATCTGCTCGCTGCGCGAAATGAGCACGGAGCGCGAGCGTCGGCAGACCATCGGCCGCGGCCTGCGCCTGCCGGTGCGCGAGGACGGCACGCGCTGCCACGACGCCACGCTCAACCGGCTCACGCTCGTGGCCAGCGAGGCATTCGAGGATTTCGCGCGCGGCCTGCAGGCTGAGTTCGCCGACGCCGGTGTGCGCTTCGAGACCAAGCTCGTGCACAACGCGCGCAAGCGCCGGAAACTGACGCTGCGCAAAGGCTGGGACGCCGATCCGGAATTCCTCGCGCTGTGGGAACGCATCAAGCACCGCACGCGCTACTCGGTGACCTACGAGACCACGCGCCTCGTCACCGAGGCGGCAGCGGCGATCCGCGCGCGCCCCGACACGATTTCGGAGGGACGCATCGCGGTGACCTCGGCGAGCGTGAGCGTCACGCGCGAAGGCGTGGCGGAGCAGGTGCAGTCGGCCTACACGGCGGCGACCGTGGAGGCGCCGCGCCGCGTGCCGGATCTGCTGAGCGAGCTGCAGAAGCGCACCGAGCTGACGCGCACGACACTCGCCGCGATCCTCGCGCAGAGCGGCCGGCTCGGCGACGCGTTGGTGAACCCGCAGCAATTCGTCGAACTCGCCGCCGGCGAGATCGAGCAGAAGAAACGCGAGCTGCTAGTGCAGGGCGTGCAATACGAGAAGCTCAGCGGCGCCGAAGCGTCATGGGAGATGATGTGGTTCCGCGACCGGGAGCTGGAGCCGTATCTCGAACGCATCCAGGACACACCGCAGCGCGGACTCTACGACGGCGTCGAGTTCGACTCGGCGGTGGAGCGGAGATTTGCCGAGCAGCTCGACGCGCGCACCGAAATCAAGCTTTTCGTGAAGCTGCCGTGGTGGTTCCGCGTCGAGACGCCGGTCGGCGACTACAATCCCGACTGGGCCATCGTGCGCGAAGTGCCGGGAGAGCCGCCGCGGCTGTATCTCGTGCGCGAGACGAAGTGCACGGACAACTTCGCCAAGCTCGGGAAAGAGGAGCAGGACAAGATCGCGTGCGGGAAACGCCACTTCAAGGCGCTGGGCTTCGCGCCGGGCGGCTATGACTGGATAGAGTCTGCGGCGAAGGTCTGA
- a CDS encoding DUF4202 domain-containing protein: MSDAYAAARSLIDAAHAADPKRAVDGRAAELVYAERMEAWVARVVSDASPLLRLAARCQHLERWSVPRTTFPDGKVGYLKWRQSLYVKQAARAKELLLQAGVAAAEADEVYTWVSKTALKTNPGTQALEDAACLVFLENEIADFAAQHADYPRAKFIEILRKTWKKMSLRAHDLALALPLPEAIAALVREALGGTS, from the coding sequence ATGTCCGACGCCTACGCCGCCGCCCGCTCGCTCATCGACGCCGCTCACGCCGCCGATCCTAAACGCGCGGTCGACGGACGCGCCGCGGAACTCGTCTACGCCGAGCGCATGGAGGCGTGGGTCGCGCGCGTCGTGTCCGACGCGTCGCCGCTGCTGCGCCTCGCCGCGCGCTGCCAGCATCTCGAGCGTTGGAGCGTGCCGCGCACGACGTTCCCCGACGGCAAGGTCGGCTACCTGAAGTGGCGCCAATCGCTCTACGTGAAACAAGCCGCGCGCGCGAAGGAGTTGCTGCTCCAAGCCGGAGTCGCCGCCGCCGAGGCGGACGAAGTCTACACGTGGGTCTCGAAGACCGCCCTGAAGACCAACCCCGGCACGCAAGCCCTCGAAGACGCCGCGTGCCTCGTGTTCCTCGAGAACGAGATCGCCGATTTCGCCGCGCAACACGCCGACTACCCGCGCGCGAAGTTCATCGAGATCCTGCGCAAGACCTGGAAAAAAATGAGCCTGCGCGCGCACGACCTCGCGCTCGCCCTGCCGCTCCCCGAAGCCATCGCCGCCCTCGTGCGCGAAGCGCTGGGTGGAACGAGTTGA
- a CDS encoding helix-turn-helix domain-containing protein, with the protein MIPVPSSTSIEAFEKYVGGTCVKAGTGAAWQGVKAWSILPPRVCDGRMIPAVNEPFLAWTYSGDVVFEERETGGPWKACRLRRGSFFLTNGGDAYECRWRSVGREVFDTLAVFIELPLLKSAFEEVFGADAPRARLRDLSAFTDETLDFYMVRLREELLRKTGSPILIRGLGEVIAIHLARHYAEAIDDPRGTAPSLPGFKLKQITAAMARNLAEDFSLERLAAQAQLSKFHFSRLFKAATGRSPSRYQLDLRLNTARRLLRETDRSIIEIALEVGYRNPSRFAQLFRRETGLTPSEYRRRR; encoded by the coding sequence GTGATTCCCGTCCCGTCGTCCACCTCCATCGAGGCTTTTGAAAAATACGTGGGCGGGACGTGCGTGAAGGCGGGAACGGGCGCCGCGTGGCAGGGCGTCAAGGCGTGGAGCATCCTGCCGCCGCGCGTGTGCGACGGACGCATGATTCCGGCCGTGAACGAGCCATTCCTGGCGTGGACCTATTCCGGCGACGTGGTCTTCGAGGAGCGCGAGACGGGCGGCCCGTGGAAAGCCTGTCGGTTGCGGCGCGGCTCGTTTTTCCTGACCAACGGCGGGGACGCCTACGAGTGCCGCTGGCGCTCCGTGGGGCGCGAAGTGTTCGACACGCTGGCGGTCTTCATCGAACTGCCGCTGCTGAAAAGCGCGTTCGAGGAGGTCTTCGGGGCCGATGCGCCGCGGGCGCGGTTGCGCGACCTCTCGGCGTTCACGGACGAGACGCTGGATTTCTACATGGTGCGCCTGCGCGAGGAATTGCTGCGCAAGACCGGCAGCCCGATCCTGATTCGCGGGCTCGGCGAGGTCATCGCGATCCACCTCGCGCGCCACTACGCAGAGGCGATCGACGACCCGCGCGGGACGGCGCCGTCGTTGCCGGGCTTCAAACTGAAGCAAATCACCGCGGCGATGGCGCGAAACCTCGCCGAGGACTTCAGCCTCGAGCGCCTCGCGGCGCAGGCGCAGCTGAGCAAGTTTCACTTCAGCCGGCTCTTCAAGGCGGCCACCGGGCGCTCGCCGTCGCGCTACCAACTCGACTTGCGCCTCAACACCGCGCGCCGGCTCCTGCGCGAGACCGACCGCAGCATCATCGAAATCGCGCTCGAGGTGGGCTACCGCAACCCGAGCCGTTTCGCCCAGCTCTTCCGGCGCGAGACCGGCCTGACGCCCAGCGAATATCGCCGTCGGCGCTGA
- a CDS encoding aldo/keto reductase: MTTEPLSRLPQRTLARGLNVSALGLGCMGMSFSYGPPKDRGEMIALLRAAVDRGVTFFDTAEIYGPYTNEELVGEALAPVRDRVVIATKFGFAAGTDPRGSPQLNSRPDNIRRVADASLKRLRTDVIDLFYQHRVDPDVPIEDVAGAVKELIQAGKVRHFGLSEAGVRTIRRAHAVQPVAALQSEYSLWWREPEAEIMPVLAELGIGFVPFSPLGKGYLTGAINAATKFDATDFRSRLPRFTEEALKLNQALADILQTFADRARATPAQVALAWLLAQRPWIVPIPGTTRLDRLEENLRAASLELTVADLRELTAASDCIAVHGARYPEAVQRLIDR, encoded by the coding sequence ATGACTACTGAACCCCTTTCGCGACTCCCGCAGCGCACGCTGGCCCGCGGCCTGAACGTATCCGCTCTTGGCCTCGGCTGCATGGGCATGAGTTTCTCCTACGGACCGCCCAAGGATCGCGGCGAGATGATTGCGCTGCTGCGCGCCGCGGTCGATCGCGGCGTGACCTTCTTCGACACGGCCGAGATCTACGGACCCTACACCAACGAGGAACTGGTCGGCGAAGCGCTCGCGCCGGTGCGCGACCGCGTCGTGATCGCCACGAAATTTGGTTTCGCCGCCGGCACCGATCCGCGCGGTTCGCCGCAGCTCAACAGCCGCCCCGACAACATCCGCCGCGTCGCGGACGCATCGCTGAAGCGCCTGCGCACGGATGTGATCGATTTGTTCTACCAGCACCGCGTCGATCCGGACGTGCCGATCGAGGATGTGGCTGGCGCCGTCAAAGAGTTGATCCAGGCCGGCAAGGTTCGCCACTTCGGCTTGTCGGAGGCGGGCGTCCGCACGATCCGCCGTGCGCACGCCGTCCAGCCCGTCGCGGCGCTGCAAAGCGAATACTCGCTCTGGTGGCGCGAGCCGGAGGCAGAGATCATGCCCGTGCTGGCGGAGCTCGGCATCGGCTTCGTGCCCTTCAGCCCACTCGGCAAGGGTTACCTCACGGGGGCAATCAATGCCGCCACCAAGTTCGACGCCACGGATTTTCGCAGCCGTCTGCCGCGGTTCACCGAGGAGGCGTTGAAGCTGAACCAGGCCTTGGCCGATATTTTGCAGACCTTTGCCGATCGCGCCCGCGCCACGCCCGCGCAAGTCGCGCTCGCCTGGCTGCTCGCGCAGCGTCCGTGGATTGTGCCCATCCCGGGCACGACCCGGCTCGACCGACTCGAGGAGAATCTCCGCGCCGCGTCCCTCGAACTCACCGTCGCGGATTTGCGCGAGCTCACCGCGGCGTCCGATTGCATCGCCGTCCACGGCGCGCGCTATCCCGAGGCCGTGCAACGCCTCATCGACCGCTAA
- a CDS encoding NAD(P)-dependent alcohol dehydrogenase — translation MKPVAYKVKAYSATSAQSPLAPALIDRREPTDNDVQIEILYCGVCHSDIHFARNEWKYTVYPAVPGHEIVGRVTKVGPKVTKMKVGDLAGVGCMVGGDLSCPHCRAGNEQFSPTMVGTYMATEPVIGGPTFGGYSQNIVVQDHFALRIPQNLDLAGVAPLLCAGITTYSPLRHWKVGPGQKVGIVGLGGLGHMGVKFARAFGAHVVVFTTSPGKKADALRLGAHEVIVSSNAAEMQAHAGSFDFILDCVSAQHDLNAYLGMLKVDGNLTLVGAPEHPLPVAAFPLIMGRRSLSGSMIGGIPETQEMLDFCGQHGITADIEMIRMDQINEAYERMLKSDVKYRFVIDLATLK, via the coding sequence ATGAAACCTGTCGCCTACAAAGTAAAAGCCTACTCCGCCACTTCCGCACAGTCACCGCTTGCGCCCGCGCTCATCGATCGCCGCGAGCCGACCGACAACGACGTCCAGATCGAGATTCTCTACTGCGGCGTCTGCCACTCCGACATCCACTTCGCGCGCAACGAGTGGAAATACACCGTCTATCCCGCCGTGCCCGGCCACGAAATCGTCGGCCGCGTCACCAAGGTCGGCCCCAAGGTCACGAAAATGAAAGTAGGCGATCTCGCCGGCGTCGGCTGCATGGTCGGCGGTGATCTGAGCTGTCCGCATTGTCGCGCGGGCAACGAGCAGTTTTCGCCCACGATGGTCGGCACCTACATGGCGACCGAGCCGGTGATCGGCGGACCGACCTTCGGCGGCTACTCGCAAAACATCGTGGTGCAGGACCACTTTGCGCTGCGCATCCCGCAGAACCTCGACCTCGCCGGGGTCGCGCCGCTGCTCTGCGCCGGCATCACCACCTACTCGCCGCTGCGCCACTGGAAAGTCGGCCCCGGTCAGAAGGTCGGCATCGTCGGCCTCGGCGGTCTCGGCCACATGGGCGTGAAATTCGCCCGGGCCTTCGGTGCGCACGTCGTGGTCTTCACGACCTCGCCCGGCAAGAAGGCCGACGCGCTCCGCCTCGGTGCGCACGAGGTGATCGTCTCCAGCAACGCGGCCGAGATGCAGGCGCACGCGGGCAGCTTTGATTTCATCCTCGATTGCGTGTCCGCGCAGCACGACCTCAACGCCTACCTCGGGATGTTGAAGGTCGACGGCAACCTCACGCTGGTCGGCGCGCCGGAGCATCCGTTGCCGGTGGCCGCGTTTCCGTTGATCATGGGTCGGCGCAGCCTCTCGGGCTCGATGATCGGCGGTATTCCGGAGACGCAGGAGATGCTCGATTTCTGCGGTCAGCACGGAATCACGGCCGACATCGAAATGATCCGCATGGACCAGATCAACGAAGCCTACGAACGGATGCTGAAGAGCGACGTGAAATACCGCTTCGTGATCGACCTCGCGACGCTCAAGTAA
- a CDS encoding glycine--tRNA ligase, which yields MSTSSTENPNLMEALVSLAKRRGFIYQSSEIYGGLNGFFDYGPLGVELKRNIRECWWRDMVHRRDDVVGIETSIIMHPKVWEASGHVAGFTDPLVDCKVSKQRYRADQLFYARVEQWVPLVTPDPFNEPGKPVNLEVKEERILVGYVSHLEESDTEGKLFEAAQKLAKSRKFAGAVVKLADLNMPTFISGGRSVWVVLPAKEFTEATEAEIPLIPSPATGEPGSLTPPRAFNMMFETNVGALKDASSVAYLRPETAQGMFVDFKNVVDTTRVKLPFGIAQIGKSFRNEITPRNFIFRSREFEQMEMEYFIHPDADWLACHEEWLKWCQDWLKSIGLPESHLSLHEHPKEKLAFYSRRTVDIMFKYPFGVQELWGIAARSDYDLQQHQKFSGVPQVFFDEAAKAKVVPHVIEPAVGVDRIFLAVLASAYAVEDVKDEKGNVEQRTVLRLSPRIAPTKVAVLPLLKNKDVLTTRAKALYTKLKKRYAVQYDDGGAIGKRYRRQDEAGTPWCVTIDFDTIEKPGDTFTLRERDSMSQKRITEAELFALLEEQVY from the coding sequence ATGTCCACCAGCTCCACCGAAAACCCGAATCTCATGGAAGCCCTCGTGTCGCTCGCGAAGCGCCGCGGCTTCATCTACCAGTCGTCCGAAATCTACGGCGGCCTCAACGGATTCTTCGACTACGGTCCGCTCGGCGTGGAGCTCAAGCGCAACATCCGCGAATGCTGGTGGCGCGACATGGTGCACCGCCGCGACGACGTCGTCGGCATCGAGACCTCGATCATCATGCACCCGAAAGTCTGGGAAGCCTCCGGCCACGTCGCCGGCTTCACCGACCCGCTCGTCGACTGCAAGGTGAGCAAGCAGCGCTACCGCGCGGATCAGTTGTTTTATGCCCGAGTCGAACAATGGGTGCCGTTGGTCACGCCCGATCCATTTAATGAGCCGGGTAAGCCGGTGAACTTGGAGGTCAAAGAAGAGCGCATTCTCGTGGGCTACGTGTCACATCTAGAAGAATCTGACACTGAGGGGAAACTGTTCGAGGCCGCCCAAAAACTCGCGAAGTCGCGCAAGTTCGCCGGCGCAGTTGTCAAACTCGCCGATCTGAACATGCCGACGTTTATCTCGGGTGGTCGGTCCGTCTGGGTCGTCTTGCCTGCGAAGGAGTTCACCGAAGCCACCGAGGCCGAGATCCCGCTCATCCCGTCGCCCGCTACCGGCGAACCCGGCAGCCTCACGCCGCCGCGCGCCTTCAACATGATGTTCGAAACGAACGTCGGCGCGCTCAAGGACGCTTCGTCCGTCGCCTACCTCCGCCCCGAGACCGCACAGGGCATGTTCGTCGATTTCAAGAACGTCGTCGACACGACGCGCGTGAAACTCCCCTTCGGCATCGCGCAAATCGGCAAGTCGTTCCGCAACGAGATCACGCCGCGCAACTTCATCTTCCGCTCCCGCGAATTCGAGCAGATGGAGATGGAATACTTCATCCACCCCGACGCCGACTGGCTCGCCTGCCACGAAGAGTGGCTCAAGTGGTGTCAGGACTGGCTGAAGTCGATCGGCCTGCCCGAGTCGCACCTCTCGCTGCACGAGCACCCGAAGGAGAAACTCGCGTTCTACTCGCGCCGCACGGTGGACATCATGTTCAAGTATCCGTTCGGCGTGCAGGAACTCTGGGGCATCGCCGCGCGTTCCGACTACGATCTCCAGCAGCACCAGAAATTCTCCGGCGTGCCGCAGGTGTTCTTCGACGAAGCCGCGAAGGCCAAGGTCGTCCCGCACGTCATCGAGCCCGCGGTCGGTGTTGATCGCATCTTCCTCGCCGTGCTCGCGTCGGCCTACGCCGTCGAGGACGTGAAGGACGAGAAGGGCAACGTCGAGCAACGCACCGTGCTCCGCCTCTCCCCGCGCATCGCGCCGACGAAGGTCGCCGTGCTCCCGCTCCTCAAGAACAAGGACGTCCTCACGACCCGCGCCAAGGCCCTCTACACGAAACTCAAGAAGCGCTACGCCGTGCAATACGACGACGGCGGCGCCATCGGCAAACGCTACCGCCGCCAGGACGAAGCCGGCACGCCGTGGTGCGTGACGATCGACTTCGACACCATCGAAAAGCCCGGCGACACCTTCACCCTCCGCGAGCGCGACAGCATGAGCCAGAAGCGCATCACGGAAGCGGAGCTCTTCGCGCTCCTCGAAGAGCAAGTCTACTGA
- a CDS encoding alpha/beta fold hydrolase, with protein MKRFSAASVASVPFTRARVARGLFLGGVALLAFALGGCQTATADGAAADSGAGTAGRDTGRPTVVFEAGLGDGASVWSQVAPAIANDTRIYTYSRRGYGVSLPALGDRSGARAIEELRERLRAEGLRPPYVLVGHSLGGLYVHLFAKLHPDEVAGLVLVDPTPPDHTTNMKAEQPAQYALLQTIRTLQVATTGGAEFRSLPETSRQWHAAPTPPCPAILLSAQQPQMGESAAFVAFKVRHQRELVAGTPSTQFRLVPDSGHYIQKERPALVIAAIREILTQTATAQK; from the coding sequence ATGAAGCGTTTTTCCGCGGCGTCCGTCGCCAGCGTCCCATTCACCCGCGCCCGCGTGGCGCGCGGCCTTTTTCTCGGCGGCGTCGCGCTGCTCGCATTCGCCTTGGGCGGCTGCCAAACCGCCACCGCCGACGGCGCCGCAGCCGACTCCGGCGCCGGCACAGCGGGCCGCGACACCGGCCGCCCGACCGTGGTCTTCGAAGCGGGCCTGGGCGACGGCGCCTCGGTCTGGAGCCAAGTCGCACCCGCCATCGCGAACGACACGCGCATCTACACCTACAGCCGGCGCGGCTACGGCGTGAGCCTGCCCGCTCTCGGCGACCGTAGCGGCGCACGCGCCATCGAGGAACTGCGCGAGCGCCTGCGCGCCGAGGGGCTGCGTCCGCCCTACGTGCTCGTCGGCCACTCGCTCGGCGGGCTCTACGTGCACTTGTTCGCCAAACTCCATCCCGACGAAGTCGCCGGCCTCGTGCTGGTCGATCCCACGCCGCCCGACCACACCACGAACATGAAAGCCGAGCAGCCCGCGCAATACGCCCTGCTGCAAACCATCCGCACGCTCCAAGTCGCCACGACCGGCGGAGCCGAGTTCCGCTCGCTCCCCGAGACTTCGCGCCAATGGCACGCCGCCCCCACGCCGCCCTGCCCGGCCATCCTGCTCTCTGCCCAACAGCCGCAAATGGGCGAGTCCGCCGCATTCGTGGCCTTCAAAGTCCGCCATCAGCGCGAACTCGTCGCCGGCACGCCGAGCACGCAATTCCGCCTCGTGCCCGACAGCGGACACTACATCCAAAAAGAGCGCCCCGCTCTCGTGATCGCCGCCATCCGCGAAATCCTCACGCAAACCGCAACCGCGCAAAAGTAG